The genomic DNA TCGCCATCAAAACAAGCGCCTTATAACGCCATAAATTCCCAAAAAAACCTTTTAACCCCTTCCTTTTTCTCATATAAAAACTCCTTTCACCTCATTCGCACTGTCATTATAGCGCTTTCAAAAGATATAATAAATGAACAAATCATAGGGAAAATGAAACAAATTATAGAGAAGATTGTAAAAGAATCATTTTGATCTGAGGCGTGAGACAGAAAAACGAAAAATAGCTGTTTTAGGTTGCCATCTATAATGATTTCAATAAATAAACAAAACCTACTTACAGGATTTAGGAACACGTTCCTGAATCCTATAAGTAGGTTTTGTTTCTATTGCTCTATCTATTTTTAGTTTAAATGCAGTTAGAAAAACTTTTATGTACTTTGCTGTTGGATGCTTACATAATAATGTATGACTGTGGTTGGATAATAATTAAGTCAGTTTATTTGCTCTACATACGCATATTTTTATAAATCTATACTTTTATTTGGTGAGAATGTGAAAAAAAGAACTCCGTAATAAAACTGATTACACATGTACAAAAAAAAACAATAATATTTATGAAACCTTTTCACTGTATTAGTACTAATACAGTGAAAAGGTTCTCTTAAATCTCTGAATACTAATAAACTCTATTATAATAGTGTAGAATACTAACACTATAGAAAGTATTAACATAAAAAAAAACATTGAAAAGAAAATCGAGTTTCTATGATGTCCTTGTAAATCATAAGGCAAAATAGAATTGAATAAAGAAAATAGTTTCATATTTAGAAAGATACAAATGATATAGCTAAGACTTAATCCAATTATGTAGATAAAAAAAATTTTTAGTAATAATTCTCTCAATACATATTTAGGTTGGATTCCCAAATATATTTTTGTTTCAACATCTGTTCTATCAATTACCTTGATTAGTAAAATTTTATTTCTAAAGTCAAATAATATATATATGCTAATTATCACTATTAAAAAGGATAAAATATCCCTTCCAAAAGAAATTTGCATAATTAAAAACTGATTTCCATCTAAACTTAGTTGTGCCGACTTTAAATTGCTACTCATTATTTCTTGTTCCATGATTTGAATAAACCTTTGTAAATACAATTGCAAAAAGACACACTCAAAAAATAGGATGCCAATAATAGTAATCGAAACAACATATCTAATCCCTACTTTGTATGCGCTTTTAATACTTCTCCTAACAAGATATAGGTTAGATAAAATAGTTGGACCCACATTGATCATATACCTTCTCTCCTTTAGTTAACTTAATGATTCTAAATTCAGATTCTTTTATAAAGTTAGGATCGTGAGTAGACATAATAATCGTAGAGCCTATTTTATTCTTTTTTTTCAATAACTCAAATACTATTTTTGCATTTGCCTTATCTAAATTAGCTGTCGGTTCATCAGCAATAATAATTTGGGGATTCGCAACGATTGCTCTGGCAATATTCACACGTTGTCTTTCACCACCAGATAAATTTCTAGGTAAATTTTTTATACATTGATCTATTTTTAGATCTGCTGTAACTTCCTCAACTTTCGACTGTATCAATGAGAATGGATAACCTAAATATTCCAATTTATAAGCTATATTTTCAA from Enterococcus mundtii includes the following:
- a CDS encoding cell division ATP-binding protein FtsE, with protein sequence MKKNNFILMDNLGVEHKNNKVLKNINMQIEHGEFVFLIGESGSGKTTLIELIQGRRMYNTGSLKIKDKELCQYNYIELQNLREMMGVVFQDTRLIEEWTVFENIAYKLEYLGYPFSLIQSKVEEVTADLKIDQCIKNLPRNLSGGERQRVNIARAIVANPQIIIADEPTANLDKANAKIVFELLKKKNKIGSTIIMSTHDPNFIKESEFRIIKLTKGEKVYDQCGSNYFI